In a single window of the Mesoplodon densirostris isolate mMesDen1 chromosome 18, mMesDen1 primary haplotype, whole genome shotgun sequence genome:
- the SRSF1 gene encoding serine/arginine-rich splicing factor 1 isoform X2 produces MSGGGVIRGPAGNNDCRIYVGNLPPDIRTKDIEDVFYKYGAIRDIDLKNRRGGPPFAFVEFEDPRDAEDAVYGRDGYDYDGYRLRVEFPRSGRGTGRGGGGGGGGGAPRGRYGPPSRRSENRVVVSGLPPSGSWQDLKDHMREAGDVCYADVYRDGTGVVEFVRKEDMTYAVRKLDNTKFRSHEFCLSNREKLPTSGLKLMGPEVQVTEDLGLEAVVVAGAVAEATAGVAVTPRGEAEDRHAILPVTADLALAHKRTGDAFCRTHVVYSFPLFSTIFSFFNSNRFVQNGLKC; encoded by the exons ATGTCGGGAGGTGGTGTGATTCGTGGGCCGGCAGGGAACAACGACTGCCGCATCTACGTGGGGAACTTACCTCCAGACATCCGAACCAAGGACATTGAGGACGTGTTCTACAAATACGGTGCTATCCGCGACATCGATCTGAAGAACCGCCGCGGAGGACCGCCCTTCGCCTTCGTTGAGTTCGAGGACCCGCG GGACGCGGAAGACGCGGTGTACGGTCGCGACGGCTATGATTACGATGGATACCGTCTGCGGGTGGAGTTTCCTCGAAGCGGCCGTGGTACAGGCCGAGGCGGCGGCGGGGGTGGAGGTGGCGGGGCTCCCCGAGGCCGCTATGGCCCCCCGTCCAGGCGTTCTGAAAACCGAGTGGTTGTCTCTG GACTGCCTCCAAGTGGAAGCTGGCAGGATTTGAAGGATCACATGCGTGAAGCAGGTGATGTATGTTATGCTGATGTTTACCGAGACGGCACTGGTGTCGTGGAGTTTGTACGGAAAGAAGATATGACCTATGCGGTGCGAAAACTGGATAACACTAAGTTTAGATCTCATGAG TTCTGTCTATCCAATAGGGAGAAACTGCCTACATCCGGGTTAAAGTTGATGGGCCCAGAAGTCCAAGTTACGGAAGATCTCGGTCTCGAAGCCGTAGTCGTAGCAGGAGCCGTAGCAGAAGCAACAGCAGGAGTCGCAGTTACTCCCCGAGGAGAAGCCGAGGATCGCCACGCTATTCTCCCCGTCACAGCAGATCTCGCTCTCGCACATAAGAGGACGGGTGACGCTTTTTGTAGAACCCACGTTGTATACAGTTTTCCTTTATTCAGTacaatcttttcattttttaattcaaaccgTTTTGTTCAGAATGGGCTGAAGTGTTGA
- the SRSF1 gene encoding serine/arginine-rich splicing factor 1 isoform X1, translating into MSGGGVIRGPAGNNDCRIYVGNLPPDIRTKDIEDVFYKYGAIRDIDLKNRRGGPPFAFVEFEDPRDAEDAVYGRDGYDYDGYRLRVEFPRSGRGTGRGGGGGGGGGAPRGRYGPPSRRSENRVVVSGLPPSGSWQDLKDHMREAGDVCYADVYRDGTGVVEFVRKEDMTYAVRKLDNTKFRSHEGETAYIRVKVDGPRSPSYGRSRSRSRSRSRSRSRSNSRSRSYSPRRSRGSPRYSPRHSRSRSRT; encoded by the exons ATGTCGGGAGGTGGTGTGATTCGTGGGCCGGCAGGGAACAACGACTGCCGCATCTACGTGGGGAACTTACCTCCAGACATCCGAACCAAGGACATTGAGGACGTGTTCTACAAATACGGTGCTATCCGCGACATCGATCTGAAGAACCGCCGCGGAGGACCGCCCTTCGCCTTCGTTGAGTTCGAGGACCCGCG GGACGCGGAAGACGCGGTGTACGGTCGCGACGGCTATGATTACGATGGATACCGTCTGCGGGTGGAGTTTCCTCGAAGCGGCCGTGGTACAGGCCGAGGCGGCGGCGGGGGTGGAGGTGGCGGGGCTCCCCGAGGCCGCTATGGCCCCCCGTCCAGGCGTTCTGAAAACCGAGTGGTTGTCTCTG GACTGCCTCCAAGTGGAAGCTGGCAGGATTTGAAGGATCACATGCGTGAAGCAGGTGATGTATGTTATGCTGATGTTTACCGAGACGGCACTGGTGTCGTGGAGTTTGTACGGAAAGAAGATATGACCTATGCGGTGCGAAAACTGGATAACACTAAGTTTAGATCTCATGAG GGAGAAACTGCCTACATCCGGGTTAAAGTTGATGGGCCCAGAAGTCCAAGTTACGGAAGATCTCGGTCTCGAAGCCGTAGTCGTAGCAGGAGCCGTAGCAGAAGCAACAGCAGGAGTCGCAGTTACTCCCCGAGGAGAAGCCGAGGATCGCCACGCTATTCTCCCCGTCACAGCAGATCTCGCTCTCGCACATAA